A genomic region of Paenibacillus sp. PL2-23 contains the following coding sequences:
- a CDS encoding IclR family transcriptional regulator — MEMNKTNSTLERALFLLEQLALNKGGAGIGELSEATQLPKSTTHRILETLMKAGFVMQEPSTEKYFVGLKAIEIGMAGLHNIDLVEAAIPHLQDLAAQTGQTAFLAVYNEGEVIYIYKVDGSASVIMNAILGSRNPVHCTGLGKAIMAYFSLEAVDKIVSEKGLQQYTPTTITDHQQFLQELSKIRQSGIAVNREEYDDGLSSIAGPVFNYTGKVIAAISVAGPTARIFDKQDELEAHVKEKSSLISKRLGFVPSMRSVYLS; from the coding sequence ATGGAAATGAACAAAACGAATTCCACATTAGAGCGCGCACTGTTCCTGCTTGAGCAGCTCGCCTTGAACAAGGGCGGGGCCGGTATTGGCGAATTGTCGGAAGCGACTCAGCTGCCCAAGAGCACAACACACCGCATTTTGGAAACATTGATGAAGGCGGGCTTTGTGATGCAGGAGCCCTCAACGGAGAAATATTTTGTAGGATTGAAGGCCATTGAGATTGGGATGGCGGGCCTCCATAACATCGATCTGGTGGAAGCCGCCATTCCCCATCTTCAGGATTTGGCAGCGCAGACAGGCCAAACGGCCTTCCTCGCGGTTTATAATGAAGGGGAAGTTATCTACATCTATAAGGTGGACGGGAGCGCTTCCGTTATCATGAATGCGATTCTCGGCTCCAGAAACCCTGTACACTGCACCGGTCTGGGCAAGGCCATCATGGCTTACTTCTCGCTTGAAGCTGTCGACAAGATCGTGAGCGAGAAGGGGCTGCAGCAATATACGCCAACAACGATTACGGACCACCAGCAGTTCCTGCAGGAGCTGAGCAAAATTAGACAGTCAGGCATCGCCGTCAATCGCGAGGAATACGATGATGGCTTAAGCTCCATCGCCGGCCCTGTCTTCAATTACACCGGCAAGGTCATCGCGGCTATCAGCGTAGCGGGACCGACCGCTCGCATCTTCGATAAGCAGGATGAGCTGGAGGCGCATGTGAAGGAGAAATCCTCGCTCATCTCCAAGCGCTTGGGCTTCGTACCGTCCATGCGCTCCGTCTACCTCTCCTAA
- a CDS encoding mandelate racemase/muconate lactonizing enzyme family protein — MANGKRITHIQTDYFLVPLAEQLGDARHGIHSHFELITVTIGLENGSQGVGYTYTGGVGGRAVCQMIEHDLKPFLLGKDASCIEKHWEEMNWKIHYVGRGGIASFAISAIDIALWDLRGKSCDEPLWKLLGGHASSTKAYAGAIDLNFTKEKLLANIQGYMDKGFQAVKIKLGQERLAEDIERVAAVRELIGPDRTFMVDANMKWSVETSIKAAKLLAPHDIFWLEEPTIPDDYDGYRRIGAEGGLPIAAGENFHTVYEFVNMITRGKIDFPQPDASNIGGVTGWLKIANLAYAYNLPVCTHGMQELHVSLMSAMPNASYLEVHSFPIDQYTKRPLVIQEGRAVAPDVPGTGVEFRWELLQPYKQLF, encoded by the coding sequence ATGGCTAATGGAAAACGAATTACTCATATTCAAACCGATTATTTTCTTGTGCCGCTCGCGGAGCAATTAGGGGATGCACGGCACGGCATTCATTCGCATTTCGAATTAATTACCGTCACGATTGGCCTGGAGAACGGCAGTCAAGGTGTCGGCTATACCTACACCGGCGGCGTAGGCGGAAGAGCGGTCTGTCAGATGATCGAGCATGATCTGAAGCCGTTCCTGCTGGGCAAGGACGCCAGCTGCATCGAGAAGCATTGGGAAGAGATGAATTGGAAGATTCATTATGTCGGGCGCGGCGGCATTGCGTCATTCGCCATCTCGGCCATTGATATCGCCCTGTGGGATCTGCGCGGGAAGAGCTGTGATGAGCCGCTGTGGAAGCTGCTTGGCGGCCATGCCTCCTCAACGAAGGCTTACGCGGGAGCGATCGATCTCAACTTCACCAAGGAGAAGCTGTTAGCTAATATTCAAGGGTATATGGATAAAGGCTTCCAGGCCGTGAAGATCAAGCTGGGACAAGAGCGTCTGGCAGAGGACATCGAACGTGTAGCAGCCGTTAGAGAGCTGATTGGACCTGACCGCACCTTCATGGTGGATGCCAATATGAAATGGTCGGTCGAGACCTCTATCAAGGCTGCTAAGCTGTTAGCGCCACATGATATCTTCTGGCTGGAGGAGCCGACCATACCAGACGATTATGACGGCTATCGCCGGATCGGCGCAGAGGGCGGCTTGCCTATCGCGGCAGGCGAGAACTTCCATACCGTTTATGAATTCGTGAACATGATTACTCGCGGCAAGATTGATTTCCCGCAGCCGGACGCGTCCAATATTGGCGGCGTAACGGGCTGGCTGAAGATTGCGAATCTTGCTTACGCTTACAATCTGCCTGTGTGCACACACGGCATGCAGGAGCTGCACGTCAGCTTAATGTCAGCGATGCCGAATGCGTCGTATCTGGAGGTGCACAGCTTCCCGATCGATCAATATACGAAGCGGCCGCTTGTGATTCAAGAAGGAAGAGCCGTCGCTCCGGATGTGCCGGGCACAGGCGTAGAGTTCCGGTGGGAGCTGCTGCAGCCGTACAAGCAATTATTTTAA
- a CDS encoding alcohol dehydrogenase catalytic domain-containing protein gives MKAAFYEGNKTIVVGTGARREPGPAEVEIKVAYAGICGTDLHIYHGHMDHRVKLPQVMGHEMSGVIERVGGDVADYKPGDKVTVKPLGPCGECPACQDGCSHICHRLQFMGIETDGAFQAYWTVPASTLHRLPDELSLQHGAMIEPLAVACHDVRLGQVVPGEYAVVIGGGPIGTLIALVARAAGARVVVAEINPYRLQLLEELGFETCNSKERDLAEYVQEATGGKGADVVFEVTSSLAGAEVMTKLPKVRGRIVIVGIFSKPVPVDLHRFFWRELQLFGARVYEHEDFEQAIQLAASGELGLDRLISEVYPIEQIQAGFQQMESGSGVMKVLIQCN, from the coding sequence ATGAAAGCTGCATTCTATGAGGGGAACAAAACCATTGTTGTAGGCACAGGCGCGCGCAGAGAGCCAGGCCCTGCCGAGGTAGAGATCAAGGTCGCTTATGCGGGCATCTGCGGAACGGACCTGCATATTTATCACGGCCACATGGACCATCGTGTGAAGCTGCCTCAAGTGATGGGGCACGAGATGTCGGGCGTCATCGAGCGTGTTGGCGGCGACGTTGCGGATTATAAGCCGGGCGACAAGGTTACGGTGAAGCCGCTGGGACCATGCGGGGAATGTCCGGCATGTCAGGATGGCTGCAGCCATATCTGCCATCGCTTGCAGTTCATGGGCATTGAGACGGACGGAGCTTTCCAAGCCTATTGGACCGTTCCTGCGAGCACGCTGCATAGGCTGCCAGATGAGCTCAGCCTGCAGCATGGCGCGATGATTGAGCCGCTCGCCGTAGCTTGTCATGACGTTCGACTGGGTCAAGTAGTGCCGGGCGAATATGCCGTTGTAATCGGAGGAGGACCCATCGGCACATTGATAGCGCTTGTTGCCCGTGCTGCTGGAGCAAGGGTTGTTGTGGCGGAGATTAATCCCTATCGTCTCCAGCTGCTGGAGGAGCTGGGCTTCGAAACATGCAACTCCAAGGAGCGGGATTTGGCGGAGTATGTGCAGGAAGCAACTGGCGGCAAAGGCGCCGATGTCGTGTTCGAGGTGACCTCCTCCCTGGCTGGTGCTGAGGTCATGACCAAGCTGCCGAAGGTTAGAGGACGTATTGTCATTGTTGGCATATTCAGCAAGCCTGTCCCGGTAGATCTGCATCGCTTCTTCTGGAGAGAGCTTCAGCTGTTCGGCGCGCGCGTGTATGAGCATGAGGACTTCGAGCAAGCGATCCAGCTTGCAGCAAGCGGCGAGCTTGGGCTTGATCGTCTGATCAGCGAAGTCTATCCCATCGAGCAGATACAAGCGGGCTTTCAGCAGATGGAATCAGGCAGCGGCGTGATGAAGGTTCTTATTCAGTGCAATTAA
- a CDS encoding SDR family oxidoreductase, translating into MAILDLFSLRGKKALVTGCKRGIGKSMAIALAQAGADIVGVSATLEPGSEVEQEVRQAGQSFAGYACDFSDRNALYAFIAKLKEEHADIDIMVNNAGTIMRKPAAEHPDDYWDHVMEVNLNSQFILAREIGQGMLERGAGKIIFTASLLTYQGGINVPGYAASKGGIGQLTKALANEWSSRGVQVNAIAPGYIETDNTEQLRGDPVRYEAILGRIPAARWGRPEDLNGAVIYLASSASDYVTGTIVTVDGGWMGR; encoded by the coding sequence ATGGCTATATTGGATTTATTTTCACTGCGGGGCAAAAAAGCATTGGTGACGGGCTGCAAGCGGGGCATCGGCAAATCTATGGCGATTGCGCTGGCGCAGGCTGGTGCGGATATTGTTGGCGTAAGTGCAACCCTGGAGCCAGGGAGCGAGGTGGAGCAGGAGGTGCGCCAGGCAGGGCAAAGCTTCGCCGGTTATGCCTGCGACTTCAGCGACCGCAACGCGTTGTACGCGTTCATCGCCAAGCTGAAGGAAGAGCATGCTGATATTGATATTATGGTGAACAATGCCGGCACCATCATGCGCAAGCCGGCAGCGGAGCATCCCGATGATTATTGGGATCATGTCATGGAAGTGAATCTGAACTCCCAATTCATATTGGCGAGGGAGATCGGACAAGGCATGCTGGAGCGTGGAGCGGGCAAAATTATTTTCACCGCGTCACTGCTTACGTATCAGGGCGGCATTAACGTGCCTGGTTATGCGGCGAGCAAGGGCGGCATTGGACAGCTGACCAAGGCGCTGGCGAATGAATGGTCCTCGCGCGGCGTTCAGGTGAATGCGATTGCTCCCGGCTACATCGAGACGGATAATACGGAGCAGTTGAGAGGGGACCCTGTCCGTTATGAGGCCATACTGGGCCGGATACCTGCTGCTCGCTGGGGAAGACCGGAGGACCTGAACGGAGCTGTTATCTATCTGGCTTCCTCCGCATCTGATTATGTAACCGGCACGATTGTTACGGTGGACGGCGGATGGATGGGCAGATAG
- a CDS encoding SDR family oxidoreductase, which yields MMRELRTVVITGATSGIGRNMALYFADKGYQVIGTGRDTERITALQEELAGFPAPGRVFQVDVRRYEEMKELVSHLESELGTIHVWINNAGVNRAIGPTWETDPVTWADDVDINLLGTFYGVHAIVPMMLRQGFGRIINLIGGGTTHAMKHSNAYGTAKTAVARFTENLAEELDETGAPIKVFALNPGLNDSEMTRALRATPEGKRYFPDMEEWIRSGAANPQEAPACAYKLAEGLADQYHGRMVTIYDSITEASSLEPDQYKLRMQR from the coding sequence ATGATGCGTGAGCTTAGGACCGTTGTCATTACGGGAGCTACTAGCGGCATAGGCCGCAACATGGCGCTTTATTTTGCGGATAAAGGGTATCAGGTAATTGGCACAGGCAGGGATACGGAGCGAATCACTGCCCTTCAGGAGGAGCTAGCTGGCTTTCCTGCTCCCGGGAGGGTTTTCCAGGTGGATGTTCGCAGATATGAGGAGATGAAGGAGCTTGTTAGCCATCTGGAGTCTGAGCTTGGGACGATACATGTCTGGATTAATAACGCAGGTGTCAATCGTGCGATAGGTCCTACGTGGGAGACTGACCCCGTCACCTGGGCGGACGATGTTGACATTAATCTTCTAGGAACCTTCTATGGCGTTCATGCTATTGTCCCTATGATGCTCAGACAGGGCTTCGGCCGGATCATCAACTTAATCGGCGGCGGAACCACTCATGCGATGAAGCACAGCAACGCCTATGGAACGGCCAAGACGGCGGTCGCCAGATTTACCGAGAATTTGGCTGAGGAGTTGGATGAGACTGGAGCCCCTATCAAGGTGTTCGCATTGAATCCAGGACTTAATGATTCAGAGATGACTAGAGCTCTTCGAGCAACGCCGGAAGGAAAACGATATTTTCCGGATATGGAAGAATGGATCCGCAGCGGCGCAGCGAATCCACAGGAGGCTCCCGCTTGCGCTTACAAGCTGGCGGAGGGGCTGGCAGACCAATACCACGGCCGCATGGTTACGATATATGATTCTATAACGGAAGCGAGTTCCCTCGAGCCTGATCAATACAAGCTGCGAATGCAGCGCTGA
- a CDS encoding TIM barrel protein: protein MKLHLYKALWGMEGTYSEQFKRAADAGYTGIEAPMPLPEQETAFREALQTYSLAYIAQIFTGGEDHIESFKEQVERAAGFEPRLIVSHSARDRMSHDEQDRFFEEALRIEADNGITVAHETHRHRAMFSPWTTARLLHKFPELRITADFSHWTNVCESLLHDMEEEIELAIAHTHHIHGRIGFSQGPQVPHPAAPEWSMERERFEGWWKRMFSRRQSQGEAVSTMTPEFGPVPYMPTLAFTKQPVADLWDVNEWIANRVRFSYPDWIAANSN, encoded by the coding sequence ATGAAACTACATCTATACAAAGCGCTCTGGGGGATGGAAGGCACTTATAGCGAGCAATTCAAGCGAGCAGCAGATGCGGGGTATACCGGCATTGAAGCGCCCATGCCTCTGCCAGAGCAGGAGACGGCCTTCCGAGAAGCGCTTCAGACCTATTCGCTTGCGTATATCGCCCAGATTTTCACTGGCGGTGAGGATCATATTGAATCCTTCAAGGAGCAGGTGGAGAGAGCTGCCGGCTTCGAGCCCCGGCTCATTGTGTCGCACAGCGCCCGGGATCGTATGAGTCATGATGAGCAGGATCGCTTCTTCGAGGAGGCGCTCCGAATAGAGGCGGACAACGGTATAACCGTTGCACACGAGACACATAGGCATCGGGCCATGTTCTCGCCGTGGACAACGGCAAGACTGCTGCATAAGTTCCCGGAATTGCGTATTACGGCGGACTTCAGCCATTGGACGAATGTATGTGAGTCTCTTCTTCATGACATGGAGGAGGAGATCGAGCTTGCCATCGCACACACCCATCATATCCATGGCAGAATCGGCTTCTCCCAGGGCCCTCAGGTTCCGCATCCTGCAGCTCCGGAATGGAGCATGGAGCGGGAGCGCTTCGAGGGCTGGTGGAAGCGGATGTTCAGCCGCCGCCAGTCGCAGGGGGAAGCTGTAAGCACGATGACACCGGAATTTGGACCAGTTCCCTATATGCCGACGCTTGCCTTTACGAAGCAGCCTGTTGCAGATCTATGGGATGTGAATGAATGGATCGCCAATCGGGTGAGATTCAGCTATCCAGACTGGATTGCTGCTAATAGCAATTGA
- a CDS encoding glycoside hydrolase family 2 TIM barrel-domain containing protein: MIPLLEIDKYWEDPRTLHINREKPRAYYIPHADAEGAVSRKRGRSPYYQTLNGAWKFQYHASVEEVRDSFYEADYDAGSWSSLLVPSCWQNNGYDGMHYSNLNYTIPCDPPFVPDDNPAGLYIREFNLSPDWTEKDKYVVFEGVNACFYLWVNGSFVGYSQGSRVPAEFNISKHLVSGVNRMAVMVLKFCDGTYLEDQDLWRYTGIFRDVYMLARDKAHIRDVFVRTTLLNGDREAQLNIELEMAGGAVVQAVLRDPSGIEIAAAQGEIGQTGQLLMQVLDPQLWSAEQPVLYELLLSSGEEVLRFSVGFRRVEIQEGVFQINGVPVKLKGVNRHDSHPSLGQTIPLQHMILDLQVMKRHNINTIRASHYPNDPRFLELCNEYGFYVVDEADLECHGLAIADNWDNMAKGLGMQSYTDFHELSNNPDWEEAFVDRAVRMVERDKNNPCVVIWSMGNESGYGPNHIAMAKWTRERDSARPVHYEGAASLYLGHPDTSALDMESRMYASVPEIEAYAKDESKLKPLFLCEYSHAMGNGPGDLLDYWNVIYAEPKLMGGCVWEWCDHGIERKTEHGDTYYAYGGDFGEKPHDGNFCIDGLVAPDRTPHTGLLELKQVIAPVRMEAVELEKGRLQIHNLYDFVDLSHLVFYWKVEREGVLLQQGELRGLRTAPHTGEVVELPLQPKLFSLDAVSLTISCCLEEENVWAERGHEIMFQQFELTSSVGNGASKRFDNKASHTSIQVLEEERKLLITGFDFSHSFDLRKGMPDQLTRHGVALLEQPLSFNMWRAPLDNDRPLVARWEYEGLEHAGMKVYRCDWEQRAEGEVVVTVEFSLGLYTRRPIVRGSARWLFDAQGAVTVKASAEVKKEIDFLPRFGLQLRMPAAMNTVEYVGYGPHESYVDKRQSVRKGRYVQRVEEMGESYIMPQENGSRWGTEWAVVSNELGMGLLLDGTEPFSLNASRYLPQDLTAAKHTYELQQRKETIVQLDYKMSGVGSHSCGPKLMDKYQLKEKQFDYQFTLRPVFKEDE; this comes from the coding sequence GTGATACCTTTGCTGGAAATCGATAAATATTGGGAAGATCCCCGTACGCTGCACATAAACCGCGAGAAGCCAAGAGCTTATTATATTCCGCATGCAGATGCCGAGGGAGCTGTCTCCCGCAAGAGAGGACGCTCTCCTTATTATCAGACCTTAAATGGCGCTTGGAAATTCCAATATCACGCCAGCGTGGAGGAGGTTCGCGACAGCTTCTATGAAGCGGATTATGATGCAGGAAGCTGGTCCTCCCTATTAGTACCCTCCTGCTGGCAGAATAACGGCTACGACGGCATGCATTATTCCAATCTGAACTACACCATTCCATGTGATCCTCCCTTTGTGCCGGACGACAATCCCGCAGGGCTGTACATTCGGGAGTTCAACCTCTCCCCGGATTGGACGGAGAAGGACAAATATGTGGTGTTCGAGGGTGTGAATGCGTGCTTCTATCTATGGGTGAACGGAAGCTTCGTCGGCTATAGCCAAGGAAGCCGGGTGCCTGCCGAGTTCAATATCAGCAAGCACCTTGTCTCTGGCGTTAACCGGATGGCGGTTATGGTGCTGAAATTTTGTGACGGCACGTACCTCGAGGATCAGGATTTGTGGCGATATACGGGCATATTCCGGGATGTCTATATGCTGGCGAGGGATAAGGCGCATATTCGCGACGTGTTCGTGCGTACAACGCTGCTGAACGGCGACCGGGAAGCTCAGCTGAATATCGAGCTGGAGATGGCCGGCGGTGCCGTTGTACAAGCTGTTCTGCGAGATCCAAGCGGCATTGAAATAGCTGCGGCGCAAGGTGAAATAGGGCAAACGGGACAGCTTCTTATGCAGGTGCTGGACCCGCAGCTTTGGAGTGCGGAGCAGCCGGTGCTGTATGAGCTGCTATTGTCCTCGGGTGAAGAGGTGCTGCGCTTCAGCGTTGGCTTCCGCCGTGTGGAGATTCAAGAGGGCGTGTTCCAGATCAATGGCGTTCCCGTGAAGCTGAAAGGCGTCAATCGTCACGATTCCCATCCAAGCCTTGGCCAGACCATTCCTCTGCAGCACATGATTCTCGATCTTCAGGTGATGAAGCGCCACAATATTAATACCATTCGGGCATCTCATTATCCCAATGATCCCCGATTTCTGGAGCTCTGCAATGAATACGGCTTCTATGTGGTGGACGAAGCGGACCTGGAGTGCCATGGGCTGGCTATCGCCGATAACTGGGACAATATGGCCAAAGGGCTTGGAATGCAATCCTATACGGACTTCCATGAGCTGTCCAACAATCCTGATTGGGAGGAGGCCTTCGTCGATCGGGCGGTGCGTATGGTGGAGCGCGATAAAAACAACCCTTGCGTGGTGATCTGGTCGATGGGCAACGAGTCCGGATACGGTCCTAATCATATTGCCATGGCGAAGTGGACGCGGGAGAGGGACAGCGCAAGGCCTGTTCATTATGAAGGAGCAGCCTCCCTGTATCTGGGTCATCCCGATACAAGCGCGTTGGACATGGAAAGCCGCATGTATGCATCTGTCCCGGAGATTGAGGCCTATGCCAAGGATGAGTCGAAGCTGAAGCCGCTGTTCCTGTGCGAATACAGCCACGCCATGGGCAATGGCCCCGGCGATCTGCTGGACTACTGGAATGTCATCTACGCCGAGCCGAAGCTGATGGGCGGCTGTGTGTGGGAATGGTGCGACCACGGCATTGAGAGGAAAACCGAGCATGGCGACACGTATTATGCGTACGGCGGCGACTTCGGCGAGAAGCCGCATGACGGCAATTTCTGCATTGATGGCCTGGTAGCTCCCGATCGTACGCCGCATACTGGCCTGCTGGAGCTGAAGCAGGTCATAGCGCCTGTTCGGATGGAGGCCGTTGAGCTGGAGAAGGGCCGGCTGCAGATTCACAATCTGTATGACTTCGTGGACCTCTCCCATCTGGTCTTCTATTGGAAGGTGGAGCGTGAGGGCGTACTCCTTCAGCAAGGCGAGCTTCGAGGCTTGCGAACGGCTCCGCACACCGGAGAGGTGGTGGAGCTGCCGCTGCAACCGAAGCTGTTCTCTCTGGATGCGGTTAGCTTGACCATATCCTGCTGCCTGGAGGAGGAGAACGTGTGGGCGGAGCGTGGGCATGAAATCATGTTCCAGCAATTTGAGCTGACGTCAAGTGTTGGCAACGGTGCTTCCAAGCGATTCGACAACAAGGCCTCTCATACCTCCATCCAAGTGCTGGAGGAGGAGCGTAAGCTCCTTATTACGGGCTTTGACTTCAGCCATTCCTTCGATCTGCGGAAGGGTATGCCGGATCAGCTGACAAGGCACGGGGTGGCGCTGCTGGAGCAGCCTCTGTCCTTTAATATGTGGCGGGCTCCGCTTGATAACGACAGACCGCTGGTCGCGAGATGGGAGTACGAAGGACTGGAGCATGCCGGCATGAAGGTGTATCGCTGTGATTGGGAGCAGCGTGCCGAGGGAGAGGTTGTCGTGACCGTTGAGTTTTCATTGGGTCTCTACACGCGTAGACCTATTGTGCGAGGGTCAGCCCGGTGGTTGTTCGATGCCCAAGGCGCGGTAACGGTGAAGGCAAGCGCAGAGGTGAAGAAGGAGATAGACTTCCTGCCTCGCTTCGGCTTACAGCTGAGAATGCCGGCAGCCATGAATACGGTGGAGTATGTCGGTTATGGACCGCATGAGAGCTATGTGGACAAGCGTCAGAGCGTACGCAAGGGCAGATATGTACAGCGCGTTGAGGAAATGGGCGAGTCATATATTATGCCGCAGGAGAACGGCTCCAGATGGGGCACGGAATGGGCTGTCGTATCCAATGAGCTGGGTATGGGCCTGCTGCTGGACGGTACAGAACCTTTCTCGTTGAACGCTTCCCGTTATTTGCCTCAGGATCTGACGGCGGCTAAGCATACGTATGAGCTCCAGCAGAGGAAGGAAACGATCGTTCAGCTCGATTACAAGATGAGCGGCGTGGGCTCGCACTCCTGTGGCCCCAAGCTGATGGACAAGTACCAGCTGAAGGAGAAGCAATTCGACTACCAATTTACCTTAAGACCTGTATTTAAGGAAGATGAGTAA
- a CDS encoding sugar-binding domain-containing protein: MSRVVKDLSGKLWQMEKMRVGEGEREGFHILPAERQGVIFSWNYASVPGDVYTDLQRAGELEDPYFGRNMHKAKWVQEYEWWYIRRFNVSQDMKGKKVHLEFEGVDYSCTVWLNGQLLGSHEGMFSPFSFEVSQYLNFDGWAGGSNQLAVKLDPPPKNFRNVGGKKVNFSGDYFTGLVPFGIWRPVRLVATEDVRIVNYRTESELKDGGAAVHVEVELDNMAAEPATVQLQIALKGHNFESETITRTVEAEVQAGCHSVKAIVDVADAKLWWPWDMGTPNLYDMAITVRKNGSEQDRVEDRIGIRTIQMEKNPGFTEEESEYPWTFVINGKRQFLRSACWGGQPSFLYGRNSTKKYEHLLNLVKESNMNNLRIFGWHPPEIPTFYKLCDELGITVWTNFTFSTQAFSNDPAFVDSVAKECIEIVKLRRNHPSNIYWMGGEEVFFTDAHIESGNKELMEAIGVAIGAYTSVPYGLASPLSNEFGQSMGFKPKESQHANEHYYGGGRSFMEEYYPALDCSIIPELTAASAPSIDSLRKFIPENELWPIGPSWGYHWADIHILQGLNIEVFGDKRMDSLEQFVESTQIAHGTILQFALELYRRRKPRMSGVSLCHFITHWPDIKWGLVDYYGQKKISFDYVKRSYQPLLPSLAFAKRRWNPDETFQGELWIVNDYHDAYGDTELEWTLSNHKGEVVQSGTVEAQVASNSSAKFSDIAWKVDADAAGEFSVALTLKQGGSVLASNAYKLLIGDQAEAKRICIEHLDESNKLRDEYGHSYYRYNPELWELE; this comes from the coding sequence ATGTCACGTGTAGTAAAGGATTTAAGCGGCAAGCTCTGGCAGATGGAGAAGATGAGAGTAGGCGAAGGGGAACGAGAAGGGTTCCATATCCTTCCGGCAGAGCGGCAGGGTGTTATATTTAGCTGGAATTATGCTTCTGTGCCAGGGGATGTATACACGGATTTGCAGCGCGCCGGTGAATTGGAGGATCCTTACTTCGGCCGCAATATGCATAAGGCCAAGTGGGTGCAGGAGTATGAGTGGTGGTACATTCGCAGGTTCAACGTCTCCCAGGATATGAAGGGCAAGAAGGTGCATCTGGAATTTGAAGGCGTTGACTACAGCTGCACCGTATGGCTGAATGGCCAATTGCTGGGCAGTCATGAGGGCATGTTCTCTCCTTTCTCCTTCGAGGTCAGCCAGTACCTCAACTTTGATGGATGGGCTGGCGGCTCCAATCAGCTGGCGGTCAAGCTGGACCCGCCGCCGAAGAACTTCCGCAATGTCGGCGGCAAGAAGGTGAACTTCTCCGGCGATTATTTCACCGGCCTGGTGCCATTCGGCATCTGGCGCCCGGTACGCCTTGTGGCTACAGAGGATGTGCGCATTGTGAATTATCGCACCGAGTCCGAGCTTAAGGATGGGGGCGCTGCCGTTCATGTGGAGGTTGAGCTCGACAATATGGCTGCTGAGCCGGCAACCGTCCAGCTCCAGATCGCTTTGAAGGGCCATAACTTCGAATCCGAGACGATCACTCGTACAGTGGAGGCAGAGGTTCAAGCCGGTTGCCATTCTGTGAAGGCAATTGTAGATGTGGCGGACGCGAAGCTGTGGTGGCCTTGGGACATGGGCACTCCGAATTTGTACGATATGGCAATTACAGTCCGGAAGAACGGTTCGGAGCAGGATCGTGTTGAGGACAGAATCGGCATCCGTACGATTCAGATGGAGAAGAATCCAGGGTTCACCGAAGAGGAGTCGGAATATCCGTGGACCTTCGTTATTAACGGCAAGCGCCAATTCCTGCGCTCGGCATGCTGGGGCGGACAGCCGTCCTTCCTGTATGGACGGAACAGCACGAAGAAATATGAGCATCTGCTGAATCTGGTGAAGGAGAGCAATATGAACAATCTGCGGATCTTCGGCTGGCATCCGCCGGAAATTCCGACCTTCTATAAGCTGTGCGATGAGCTGGGCATTACAGTGTGGACGAACTTCACATTCTCTACCCAAGCCTTCTCCAATGATCCGGCATTTGTAGACTCGGTAGCGAAGGAATGTATTGAAATTGTGAAGCTTCGCCGCAATCACCCCTCCAACATTTATTGGATGGGCGGCGAAGAGGTATTCTTCACAGATGCTCATATTGAGAGCGGCAACAAGGAGCTCATGGAAGCGATCGGCGTTGCCATTGGGGCATACACCTCCGTTCCTTACGGGCTGGCATCGCCGCTTAGCAACGAGTTCGGCCAGAGCATGGGCTTCAAGCCCAAGGAGTCCCAGCACGCCAATGAGCATTATTACGGCGGCGGCCGGAGCTTCATGGAGGAATATTACCCGGCTCTGGATTGCTCCATCATTCCGGAATTGACGGCGGCGTCGGCGCCATCTATCGACAGTCTGAGGAAGTTTATTCCGGAGAACGAGCTTTGGCCGATTGGACCAAGCTGGGGCTACCACTGGGCCGATATCCACATTCTCCAAGGACTGAACATAGAGGTGTTCGGGGATAAGAGAATGGATTCGCTGGAGCAGTTCGTGGAATCGACTCAAATCGCCCACGGCACGATTCTCCAGTTTGCCCTTGAATTGTACCGCAGACGGAAGCCTCGTATGAGCGGCGTGTCACTCTGTCACTTCATTACGCACTGGCCGGACATCAAGTGGGGGCTTGTTGATTATTATGGTCAGAAAAAAATCAGCTTCGACTATGTCAAGAGGAGCTATCAGCCGCTTCTGCCAAGCTTGGCATTCGCGAAGAGAAGATGGAACCCGGACGAGACGTTCCAAGGCGAGCTGTGGATTGTGAATGACTACCATGACGCCTACGGGGACACCGAGCTGGAATGGACGCTGAGCAATCATAAAGGCGAGGTTGTACAAAGCGGCACGGTAGAGGCGCAGGTGGCTTCCAACAGCTCCGCCAAATTCAGCGACATCGCATGGAAGGTGGATGCTGACGCGGCAGGCGAGTTCTCGGTTGCGCTGACGTTGAAGCAAGGCGGCAGCGTGCTGGCCAGCAATGCCTACAAGCTGCTTATTGGCGATCAGGCCGAGGCGAAGCGCATTTGTATCGAGCATCTGGACGAAAGCAACAAGCTGCGCGATGAATATGGCCACAGCTATTACCGCTACAACCCTGAGCTCTGGGAGCTGGAGTAG